One stretch of Planococcus sp. PAMC 21323 DNA includes these proteins:
- a CDS encoding DUF1850 domain-containing protein, which produces MRFTRIQKILLLIIALILISSLIAFTPSKKYYVFIDNETEDIAAYVPVESQFFQLIYTHSIHLSEVIESYKIVGNEQLMMTELEYEDFNIGMPSNAGEGETFVEKDGKYFIKNMTRKIPEFRLFVGDVDANLSFKTKGHRIDLKKTLERGKSYTFRVENVSLFQLRKGVKIDER; this is translated from the coding sequence ATGCGGTTTACCCGGATACAAAAAATCCTTCTTTTAATCATTGCCCTCATCTTGATCAGCTCCTTAATCGCATTCACCCCTTCCAAAAAATATTATGTGTTTATCGATAATGAGACTGAAGACATTGCGGCATATGTTCCGGTGGAAAGTCAGTTTTTCCAGTTAATATATACCCATTCGATTCACTTATCAGAAGTTATTGAAAGCTACAAAATAGTAGGAAACGAACAGTTGATGATGACAGAGCTTGAGTATGAAGATTTTAATATCGGTATGCCTTCAAATGCAGGAGAAGGCGAGACCTTTGTCGAAAAGGATGGTAAATACTTTATTAAAAATATGACCAGAAAAATTCCGGAGTTCCGTTTATTTGTTGGGGATGTAGATGCGAACTTATCATTCAAAACTAAAGGACACCGGATAGATTTAAAAAAGACGCTTGAAAGAGGGAAGTCTTATACGTTTCGCGTAGAAAATGTATCCCTGTTTCAATTAAGAAAAGGAGTGAAAATTGATGAGCGATAA